A stretch of Desulfovibrio desulfuricans DSM 642 DNA encodes these proteins:
- a CDS encoding sirohydrochlorin cobaltochelatase: MLRTTSHSILHFFTRTLLPILLLCAVMGAPALAPAAESGAESPKSGVLLVAFGTSVPEALASMKAVDAEFKAAFPGQPVVWAYTSQIIRKKIAAEGHPVGGISDGLAQLAKDGVKVVRVQSLHVMAGEEFSALERAVLIDLQKNPGRFDSVFLGRPMLESKKDAQELIQAIREDVKSLRGKDAALVLMGHGQSHGRADLTFEGTRAVFHDADKRVFMATVEGARSVDDLLVELKAAKVKKVVIEPLMLVAGDHAHNDLAGDEDDSWASKLKAAGFKVETNLKGLGQIAGARAILVRHAREAADDLTKEPKKQ; this comes from the coding sequence ATGCTGCGTACTACGTCGCATTCCATTCTGCATTTTTTCACCCGTACCCTTTTGCCCATCCTTTTGCTGTGCGCCGTCATGGGCGCGCCTGCGCTTGCCCCTGCCGCGGAATCCGGCGCAGAAAGCCCCAAGTCGGGCGTGCTGCTGGTGGCCTTTGGCACCAGTGTTCCCGAAGCCCTGGCTTCCATGAAGGCCGTGGATGCGGAGTTCAAGGCCGCTTTTCCCGGTCAGCCTGTGGTGTGGGCCTATACCTCGCAGATTATCCGCAAAAAAATAGCCGCCGAGGGGCATCCCGTGGGCGGCATTAGCGATGGCCTCGCCCAGCTTGCCAAGGACGGCGTCAAGGTCGTGCGCGTACAGTCGCTGCACGTCATGGCGGGCGAGGAGTTCAGCGCGCTTGAACGGGCTGTGCTTATCGATCTGCAAAAAAATCCGGGCCGCTTTGACTCCGTGTTTCTTGGCCGCCCCATGCTGGAATCGAAAAAAGACGCGCAGGAGCTCATTCAGGCCATCAGGGAAGACGTCAAGTCCCTGCGCGGCAAGGATGCAGCCCTGGTGCTCATGGGCCACGGCCAGAGTCATGGCCGCGCGGATCTGACGTTTGAAGGCACACGCGCCGTGTTCCACGATGCGGACAAGCGCGTGTTTATGGCGACAGTCGAGGGCGCGCGCAGCGTGGACGACCTGCTGGTGGAACTCAAGGCCGCCAAGGTCAAGAAAGTGGTTATCGAGCCCCTCATGCTGGTGGCTGGCGACCATGCGCACAACGATCTGGCCGGGGATGAAGACGATTCCTGGGCCTCAAAGCTCAAGGCCGCAGGTTTCAAGGTGGAGACAAACCTCAAGGGTTTGGGCCAGATTGCCGGTGCACGCGCCATTCTGGTGCGCCATGCGCGTGAAGCCGCTGATGACCTGACCAAGGAACCCAAGAAGCAGTAG